One genomic segment of Coffea arabica cultivar ET-39 chromosome 6e, Coffea Arabica ET-39 HiFi, whole genome shotgun sequence includes these proteins:
- the LOC113695173 gene encoding zeatin O-glucosyltransferase-like produces the protein MAMDDHSRVHGQNQNQSQNGSSIQETHEVTVVMVPLPAQGHLNQLLHLSRLISSYDIPVHYVGTASHNRQAKVRVHGWDPLAISNIHFHEFSIPPYETPPPNPNAPTKFPTQLFPVFNTSIKLREPVYTLLQQLSRTTRRLVVIYDSLMPYVIQDVGLILNAESYCFPSTSAFTVYSIVWEQEGKPGLSEPELLEALEDLPTWESCFPQELTDFAKLQQDFKPISSGYLFNSCRAIEGPYLDLHVKSKITDSDKQWAIGPFNPVEMNGQRNSEKRHYCLDWLDKQAPNSVIFISFGSTTSVSDEEAKEIATGLDKSGQKFIWVLRDADKGDVFQGEDRRTQLPEGFEERIEGRGIVVRDWAPQLEILGHSSTGGFMSHCGWNSCIESISMGVPVAAWPMHSDQPRNALLLEKVLKIGLKVRDWSKQNELVTSITVENAVRRLMDSAEGEEMWQRAKLLSRAVKDSVMEGGVSRLEMDSFIAHIRR, from the coding sequence ATGGCCATGGATGATCATTCTAGAGTCCACGGCCAAAACCAGAACCAAAGCCAAAATGGTAGTAGTATTCAAGAAACACATGAAGTAACTGTGGTCATGGTTCCCCTTCCAGCACAAGGCCATCTCAACCAGCTTCTCCATCTCTCCCGCCTCATCTCCTCCTATGATATACCTGTTCATTATGTTGGCACGGCCTCTCACAACCGCCAGGCAAAGGTTCGCGTCCACGGTTGGGATCCTCTAGCCATTTCCAACATCCATTTCCATGAATTTTCCATCCCTCCTTATGAAACTCCTCCTCCCAACCCAAATGCCCCAACAAAATTTCCCACACAACTCTTCCCAGTGTTCAACACATCGATCAAACTCCGCGAGCCAGTTTACACACTTCTGCAACAACTTTCTCGCACAACAAGAAGATTGGTAGTTATTTATGACTCTCTGATGCCATATGTCATCCAGGATGTGGGTTTAATCCTGAACGCAGAGTCCTACTGCTTTCCAAGCACCTCAGCCTTCACTGTATACTCGATTGTCTGGGAACAAGAAGGGAAACCTGGACTATCCGAGCCTGAACTACTCGAAGCACTCGAAGATCTTCCAACATGGGAAAGCTGCTTCCCCCAGGAGCTGACTGACTTTGCAAAATTGCAACAGGATTTTAAGCCAATTAGCTCTGGCTACCTGTTCAACAGTTGTAGAGCTATAGAGGGTCCATACCTTGACCTCCATGTTAAATCCAAAATAACCGACTCTGACAAGCAATGGGCTATTGGACCCTTCAATCCAGTTGAGATGAATGGGCAGAGAAACTCGGAAAAGAGACACTATTGCCTGGATTGGCTGGACAAACAAGCGCCAAATTCggtcattttcatttcttttggttCAACAACTTCGGTGTCTGATGAAGAAGCCAAGGAGATCGCAACTGGATTAGATAAAAGTGGGCAAAAATTCATATGGGTACTGAGGGATGCAGATAAAGGAGACGTCTTCCAGGGAGAAGATAGGAGAACTCAGCTGCCAGAAGGATTTGAAGAGAGAATTGAAGGAAGGGGAATTGTTGTGAGGGATTGGGCGCCCCAACTGGAGATTCTTGGACATTCATCAACAGGTGGATTCATGAGTCATTGCGGATGGAACTCGTGCATAGAAAGCATTAGCATGGGAGTACCCGTGGCAGCATGGCCTATGCATTCTGACCAGCCCCGAAACGCGTTACTACTGGAAAAGGTGCTCAAGATTGGTCTAAAGGTGAGGGATTGGTCGAAGCAGAATGAACTTGTGACATCCATAACTGTTGAAAATGCTGTGAGAAGATTGATGGATTCAGCTGAAGGAGAAGAGATGTGGCAAAGAGCCAAACTATTGAGCAGAGCTGTGAAGGATTCTGTTATGGAAGGTGGTGTTAGTCGCTTGGAGATGGATTCTTTCATTGCTCATATTCGTAGGTAG
- the LOC113695750 gene encoding zeatin O-glucosyltransferase-like: MAILDHSTVQSQNQNQNQTQTQDATIQGTHEVTVVMVPFPAQGHLNQLLHLSRLISSYNIPVHYVSTATHTRQAKFRVQGWDPLAISNIHFHEFSVPSYENPPPNPNAPTKFPTQLIPATHASFKLREPVYALLQQLSTTTRRLVVIHDSLFPYVIQDVGLIPNAESYCFESISTFTIYTIVWEDEGKPGLSEPELLELLEDIPSLESCFHPALIDLENLQKNTKPISSGDLYNTCRAIEGPYLDLLAKAKTTDSNKQWAIGPFNPVETNDQKNSKKRHYCLDWLDKQATNSVIFVSFGSTTSLSDEEAEEIASGLEQSGQKFIWVLRDADKGDVFQGEVRRARLPEGFEERTEGRGIVVRDWAPQLEILGHTSTGGFMSHCGWNSCMESISMGVPVAAWPMHSDQPRNAVLLEKVLKIGLLVRDWSKKDELVTSMTVENAVRRLMDSAEGEKMRQTAKELSKAVKGSVMEGGASRLEMDSFIAHIRR; the protein is encoded by the coding sequence ATGGCCATACTTGATCATTCTACAGTCCAAAGCcagaaccaaaaccaaaaccaaaccCAAACCCAAGATGCTACCATTCAAGGAACTCATGAAGTAACTGTGGTCATGGTTCCCTTTCCAGCACAAGGTCATCTCAACCAACTCCTCCATCTATCCCGCCTCATCTCCTCCTATAATATACCCGTTCACTACGTTAGCACGGCCACTCATACTCGTCAGGCAAAGTTTCGCGTCCAAGGTTGGGATCCTCTTGCCATTTCCAACATCCATTTCCATGAATTTTCAGTCCCTTCTTATGAAAACCCTCCTCCCAACCCAAATGCCCCAACAAAATTTCCCACACAACTCATCCCAGCAACACATGCATCGTTCAAACTCCGCGAGCCAGTTTATGCACTTCTGCAACAACTTTCAACCACAACCAGGAGATTGGTAGTGATTCATGACTCTCTCTTTCCATATGTCATACAGGATGTGGGTTTAATCCCGAATGCAGAGTCCTACTGCTTTGAGAGCATCTCAACCTTCACTATCTACACAATTGTTTGGGAAGATGAAGGGAAACCTGGACTATCCGAGCCTGAACTACTCGAATTACTTGAAGATATTCCGTCACTGGAAAGTTGCTTCCACCCAGCGCTGATAGACCTTGAAAATTTGCAAAAGAACACCAAGCCAATCAGCTCTGGCGACCTATATAATACATGTAGAGCTATCGAGGGTCCATACCTTGATCTCCTTGCAAAAGCCAAAACAACCGATTCCAACAAGCAATGGGCTATTGGTCCATTCAATCCAGTTGAGACAAACGACCAGAAAAACTCGAAAAAGAGACACTATTGCCTGGATTGGCTTGACAAACAAGCCACAAACTCAGTCATTTTCGTTTCCTTTGGTTCAACAACTTCACTATCAGACGAAGAAGCCGAGGAGATCGCAAGTGGATTAGAGCAAAGCGGGCAAAAATTCATATGGGTACTCAGGGATGCAGATAAAGGAGATGTCTTCCAGGGAGAAGTTAGGAGAGCTCGATTGCCTGAAGGATTCGAAGAGAGAACTGAAGGAAGAGGAATAGTTGTGAGGGATTGGGCCCCCCAACTGGAGATTCTTGGACATACATCAACAGGTGGATTCATGAGTCATTGCGGATGGAACTCGTGCATGGAAAGCATTAGCATGGGAGTACCCGTGGCTGCATGGCCTATGCATTCTGACCAGCCCAGAAATGCGGTACTGCTGGAAAAGGTGCTCAAGATTGGCCTATTAGTAAGGGATTGGTCGAAGAAAGATGAACTTGTGACATCCATGACTGTTGAAAACGCTGTGAGAAGACTAATGGATTCAGCCGAAGGAGAAAAGATGAGGCAAACGGCAAAGGAACTGAGCAAAGCTGTGAAGGGTTCTGTTATGGAAGGTGGTGCTAGTCGCTTGGAGATGGATTCTTTCATTGCTCATATTCggagatga